One Thiocapsa sp. genomic window carries:
- the arfB gene encoding alternative ribosome rescue aminoacyl-tRNA hydrolase ArfB gives MLQISNRIRIDETELSERFIRSPGPGGQNVNKVETAVQLRFDVARSPSLPEDVRERLTRLGGRRIDSDGVLMIEAHRYRTRERNRADARARLAALIAQAAVRPKPRIATRPTRASTERRLETKRKQSSSKRMRRVPSDRD, from the coding sequence ATGCTGCAGATCTCCAACCGTATCCGAATCGACGAGACCGAGCTCAGCGAGCGGTTCATCCGCTCGCCCGGGCCCGGCGGTCAAAACGTCAACAAGGTCGAGACGGCGGTCCAGCTGCGGTTCGACGTCGCACGCTCGCCCTCGCTGCCCGAGGACGTGCGCGAGCGTCTGACGCGCCTCGGCGGACGGCGGATCGATTCGGACGGCGTCCTGATGATCGAGGCGCACCGCTACCGCACCCGCGAGCGCAATCGCGCCGATGCGCGAGCCCGTCTCGCCGCCCTGATCGCCCAAGCCGCCGTGCGGCCGAAACCGCGCATCGCGACCCGACCCACCCGCGCCTCGACCGAGCGACGCCTCGAGACCAAGCGCAAACAATCCAGCAGCAAGCGCATGCGCCGGGTCCCCTCGGACCGCGATTGA